One Pseudomonas sp. AN-1 genomic region harbors:
- the kdpC gene encoding potassium-transporting ATPase subunit KdpC, with product MSHPHLASQPELTTGTQAAASEGLLRPALTLFILLTLLTGLLYPLAVTGIAQQAFPAAANGSLIVRDGKVLGSPLIGQAFSAPRYFWGRPSATAPTAYNASASGGSNLGPLNPALAEAVAARVSALRAADPGNNAPVPVDLVTASASGLDPHISRAAADYQLARVARARGLSEELVRTLLEQHTEGRWLGFLGEPRVNVLLLNLALDAQTGN from the coding sequence ATGTCCCATCCGCATCTCGCCTCCCAACCCGAGCTCACGACCGGCACCCAGGCCGCGGCGAGCGAGGGCCTGCTGCGCCCGGCGCTGACCCTGTTCATCCTGCTCACGCTGCTGACCGGGCTGCTCTACCCGCTGGCCGTCACCGGCATCGCCCAGCAGGCGTTCCCGGCGGCCGCCAACGGCAGCCTGATCGTGCGCGACGGCAAGGTGCTCGGCTCGCCGCTGATCGGCCAGGCCTTCAGCGCCCCCCGCTACTTCTGGGGCCGCCCCTCGGCGACCGCGCCGACGGCCTACAACGCCAGCGCCTCCGGCGGCTCCAACCTCGGCCCACTCAATCCAGCGCTGGCCGAAGCCGTCGCCGCGCGCGTTTCCGCCCTGCGCGCCGCCGACCCCGGCAACAACGCGCCGGTGCCGGTGGACCTGGTCACCGCCTCGGCCAGCGGCCTCGACCCACACATCAGCCGCGCCGCGGCCGACTATCAACTGGCCCGCGTCGCCAGGGCGCGCGGCCTGTCGGAGGAGTTGGTGCGCACGCTGCTGGAGCAGCATACCGAGGGCCGCTGGCTGGGCTTTCTCGGCGAGCCGCGGGTCAACGTGCTGCTGCTGAACCTGGCGCTCGATGCCCAGACGGGGAACTGA